In Cucurbita pepo subsp. pepo cultivar mu-cu-16 chromosome LG10, ASM280686v2, whole genome shotgun sequence, the DNA window TGGAAatgtcttcttttttcctgATCTTTCTTATACTTATCGtttcatatgaaaaaaaaacatactcCATAGTTAGTGGCCATAAGTATCTTGTCAATGTTTAGATTTTGTGCCCATTGATTTCCTTATATTCTTCGTAAACAACATTGTCGAAAAGTTGTGCAGGTCCTGTGTCTTTTCTGCAAATATtctctgatttctttctttacacaaattttaaaagaaagtcATGATGACGTTTTTTCATAGTAGGGCTTTTGCATTCTTTTAAAGGTGGTGTGTTAAGGTTATTTCCATATATTGTTCCATTTGAACCCTTCTTTCGATGCATCTGTAGGGTTGTGATAACTGGATCGAGCGACCCAGAATACTATACTTTCGGTACCTTACAGGTAGAGGTGTCAAAACAATAGATTTATGACCTATTAAGAATGACTTTCACACAGAATACTAtattttcaatctttatttCCACTAACATTTTTATATTCtattatccattttaaaaataatttttttaaaattaaaattctctaaataaaagaattattaaaaaaataaaataaggggaaaaaaacaagaaatctccttttatatatatataaaaaaaattgaatattaaaaacaaaagcattTAATAAGGTTTGAAATATCGTATTCAAATGTCACATGGTTGAATTTGGCCATAAATAAATTCTCCatcaccaaaaaaagaaaaaaaaaaaaaaaaaagatccaTCGCCCACAATACGACAACtggattctttttttcctttttctttttttttttttcattttttttcatttcctttcgTTGTCGGGTCGACACGACTATCAATTTGATGTTACATTCGGGAGCTATTTTAGTTCTTCTACTTCGTGACAACCTAGAACGAACACTTAAATATCTCACCTTTAAAATAGGTCATTTCaacatttataatatatacttgtttatatttttataattttatacgATAAAAAAGTTATAGGCAAACAAcatagtgttttttttttttgttcacaaCTGTTGTCGATATCGTCGTTGAAGATTTGTAGAAATTTCCGTCTAACACTTGTTGCCATCATCTATCGGCCACAAATTCGATCCTATATCTATAGTTTACATATCTTCTTACTCTCACTCGTAAAACCCTCTACTTGGAAGCCCGTCCATTACAAAAAAATCATGACTCATCTGCAAAACTATATAGTTCATTGTCTCACACTATTGCTTATCgataacaatattttaacatgtttATGCACTCATAATGACCTTACGTATCCACGTGCGTTCGttaatatatatgatttttgttcttattaaatTCTTATGTTCATATATTAATCAGAAGCATAAgaatttaataagaaaaaatatattttttaacgcaaaaagaaacaggaaacaaaagaaaagaaattgcagacatcaaaatgttttttttttttttttaatgcaataaaacaggaaaaaagaaaataatggtgcaaaaagacaaaacataaaatgcaaacaaaaaataataaagacaGAAAATGACGGCAGATACAATTTATGGAGAAATTgggttttaaatattaaaccaaaataataaatgtatgGTTGTAGTATATTAATTACataatcaaatcatttattttaatgaaacaTCTCAATTATTaggaatatttaaaatattataaataaaagtaataaatttcacccaaaaaaaaataataaataaaaatctggCATAGTTCAACAANGAGGAGGGCCCACAGAACTAAGGCATATGGGGATTCACGTGAGAAGCACGTGTTGGTGGGGACAGAAGTGCTTCCGGACGAAGTGCATGGGAATATAACCCACGTGAAACCTCTTTGGTCTGCTTCCTGTCTCCCCCCCCCCNAAGATTTGTAGAAATTTCCGTCTAACACTTGTTGCCATCATCTATCGGCCACAAATTCGATCCTATATCTATAGTTTACATATCTTCTTACTCTCACTCGTAAAACCCTCTACTTGGAAGCCCGTCCATTACAAAAAAATCATGACTCATCTGCAAAACTATATAGTTCATTGTCTCACACTATTGCTTATCgataacaatattttaacatgtttATGCACTCATAATGACCTTACGTATCCACGTGCGTTCGttaatatatatgatttttgttcttattaaatTCTTATGTTCATATATTAATCAGAAGCATAAgaatttaataagaaaaaatatattttttaacgcaaaaagaaacaggaaacaaaagaaaagaaattgcagacatcaaaatgttttttttttttttttaatgcaataaaacaggaaaaaagaaaataatggtgcaaaaagacaaaacataaaatgcaaacaaaaaataataaagacaGAAAATGACGGCAGATACAATTTATGGAGAAATTgggttttaaatattaaaccaaaataataaatgtatgGTTGTAGTATATTAATTACataatcaaatcatttattttaatgaaacaTCTCAATTATTaggaatatttaaaatattataaataaaagtaataaatttcacccaaaaaaaaataataaataaaaatctggCATAGTTCAACAAagtattcttttcttttcagtcGTTACTCAATGGTAAGAACTGGAGTAATTCTATATTTGGTGATGTcttgagattaaaaaaaaaacacatgaaTAAAGACAGTGGTGAAATAACTtatatttatatgtgtaaATAGTATTTACTACGAAAAATCACTTCAAAACAAATAAGTAATATTACAAAGAATTTAAAACTCGTACCTCACAATTAGTTAAGTTATGAACGTGTGTGTATTGAAAAGAACTCAAAACATCGATCAATGTTTGGAGTTGAAAGTGTAATCCACGAAGATTTGTTACGATGTATGAGCATGATTAGATGTGTAGCAAagtttttgtataaaaaatggaaataattgAGTTGGGATTGATGAATTAAAGGATAAGAAGAAGTATGCATTATGAATTGATAATTGGAGTGTACTTTTAAGCTCTCTTTTAGATTCTTCGTCACgtaaacaacaacaaaaggaCATCAAAAATCTACTCACTtgctttcttgtttcttattatACCTTTACAGGAGCAGATTTAAAGGACGTATTGAAATTCGAGAAATGATTCTGACATATTTTTATCATCTCGATTATTCTAAACCAGTTTCAGGTCATTTTTAGAACCGTacgtaaattttatttaaaactatttcgactgaaaattcaatatatatatatattttttcttttttcggccaaattattataatgataaagtaatagaaaaaaaatgcaatttttttttttttttttttttttttgactaactcaaaatttttatgttggttaattattaataattaatataattatgggATAATTTGGTCATATCAACAATAAACTTCATGGTTTAAGAAGAGACCACAAACACAAAGTACACTGACATTGCTGCAGTTGCAGCCAGCAGCTGGAATCAATTAAACAAGTGATTTTACGATTTTGCCCTTCTCATTTCCTACTTGCGGCTtcagaataaataaataatggtaattttttttaagaaaaaaaaaacaaaaaaacaaaaaacaggaCTCCCAAATGTACAGTTATGTACTTCCaaccgaaattaaatttataatttataatttaatccaaaaaggataaatagaaattgaggttataaatgtaaatattattttcttaattttttaaatctaaagaataaaacataaacttaataagtatttttttattagctaattttaagttgttttttattacaagaaaatttgtttctcaattaAGGGACTGTTTCACATTGtttttataagggtaaaaGAGTAATTATGGACATTTACGAATCTCAAATTTATCCTtgcatatttatatattttttaatttagattaaacaaaattaaatacaatttaaagtacataattttgaattaattatcttataataattaaataattaaaacacatcaatttattattaatatatcaattattatCATACTTTATTTTACACCGGATTTTTCTAAAACCATAATTATTagcaattatttaaaaattttacaataaaatatgacgattattataattaacttccaaaaaaaacattattaactcgattttaattctaatatgttataataaaattgaataaagaataaagaaaaattccgttaaaaatattaatattgacTTAGTTCAAtagaatatattaatattaaaaataaaacccgTTTGACCCCATATTATTTTGCTTTAGAATATGTAATGCATGACTCGACTCAAATAAGTAATATCAAATGACAGAATAACATAATGGTAAGAAAACGACCTCAGTCACATTAtgatacttttttttctcgatcacACATAGTCTGATAGGTGTCACTTGCATGTCACATTTTGTACGCTCTTGTTTTGGTACAATTGTGACAAACAGACATAATGTATTAGTCGATTAAAAGTgtcattttattcatttaatttcttttttaaaaaaaagacaagaactcatttattattataagagAGACTAGATAGATACTTAGCAACATTCACATAATCACATCGCCGTACAGTTCCATTCCATGGTATATTTAAAGCAAAATCCAACCCTTTGaaggaaattatatatatatatatatataaagaaaaatgggtTCCACCGGCACCGCCGCAATTCCTCCGACACTGCTTCACAACGGCAACCTTCCGACCGAATTTGTCTGGCCACACGCCGACTTAGCCGCCATTGTCGACGACCCAGAAGAGCTTCAAGAGCCATTGATAGATTTAGCCGGATTCCGACGAGGGGACGCGGCGGCGACGGCGGACGCGGCGGCGATGATCCGGGTGGCGTGTAGGAACCACGGATTGTTCCAGGTGACGAATCATGGGGTGGACCCGGATCTGATAAGGGCGGCGTACGAACAGGTGGAGATGATATTTAAAATGCCAttggggaagaagaaaagcgTGGGAAAGAAGGCAGGGAGAGTGTGTGGATATTCAGGAGCTCATGCTGACCGATTCAGCTCCAAGCTGCCTTGGAAAGAAACCTTCTCTTTTGAGTATTGTAGCGATGATTCTCAACGCCTCCATGTTCTTCATTACTTCAAATCCTTCTTGGGACAAGACTTCGAGAAAACCGGGTTTGTCGTcctctcacttttttttcttttttttgttgaggattgttccGTAGGAGTCCCACTTTAGCTGATGTTGAGAATGATAgcgcttatgctcaaagtggtcaatatcatactattgtacAGAGTCgcgattcctaacatggtatcaaagtcgtGTTCTTAACCTacccatgtcaatagaatcctcgagtgtcgaacaaagagtgtactttattcgaaGACTCCATAGAAGGAGTTAGCTTCGATTAAGGTGTCACGTGTTGTTTCAAGGTTTTgccttttatttaataagttttgTTGTGATTTGTGAAGATGGGTATACCAAAAATACTGCGAGGAAATGACAAGAACAGGGCTAATGATAATGGAGCTTCTAGCAATAAGCTTGGGCGTAGAGAGGCTCCATTACAGGAAGTTCTTTGAAGATGGAAGGTCCATTATGAGATGCAATTACTACCCACCATGCGAGAACGCCGCCCTGACCTTCGGCACAGGCCCTCACTGCGACCCAACATCCCTCACCATCCTCCATCAGGACCAAGTTGGTGGCCTTGAAGTGTTCGCTAACAACACTTGGCTCTCTGTCAAGCCCAGACCAGATGCTTTGGTTATTAACATTGGAGACACTTTTATGGTAAcccttttgagtttttaaGTAATGGGTCGAGAAGATTTGAACCTCTGACCTTTTTGATAATGCAGGCACTGTCCAACGGGGCGTACAAGAGCTGTCTGCATAGAGCAGTGGTGAACAGGAAGAGAGTGAGGAGGTCATTGGTGTTCTTTGTGTGCCCAAAAGATGATAAAGTGGTGCAACCCCCACGAGATTTGGTGGGCAGAGAAGGGCCAAGACAGTACCCTGATTTCACATGGTCAGATCTTTTGGAGTTTACACAAAAACATTACAGAGCTGATGTTGCTACATTACAAAGCTTTGTTCATTGGCTGCGATCTTCACCTTCCACCAATTccatttgaaatttcattataaacccttttgtcttttttcttACTTTGTTCTTATTCATATTCTCTGTGTTTTTCCAATTCTTTTGCTGCTATATAATGCCCTTTTACCAAAGCCATTTTAAGCCTACTTGTACTGTTCAATC includes these proteins:
- the LOC111803447 gene encoding gibberellin 20 oxidase 1-D-like; translated protein: MGSTGTAAIPPTLLHNGNLPTEFVWPHADLAAIVDDPEELQEPLIDLAGFRRGDAAATADAAAMIRVACRNHGLFQVTNHGVDPDLIRAAYEQVEMIFKMPLGKKKSVGKKAGRVCGYSGAHADRFSSKLPWKETFSFEYCSDDSQRLHVLHYFKSFLGQDFEKTGWVYQKYCEEMTRTGLMIMELLAISLGVERLHYRKFFEDGRSIMRCNYYPPCENAALTFGTGPHCDPTSLTILHQDQVGGLEVFANNTWLSVKPRPDALVINIGDTFMALSNGAYKSCLHRAVVNRKRVRRSLVFFVCPKDDKVVQPPRDLVGREGPRQYPDFTWSDLLEFTQKHYRADVATLQSFVHWLRSSPSTNSI